One window of Amaranthus tricolor cultivar Red isolate AtriRed21 chromosome 13, ASM2621246v1, whole genome shotgun sequence genomic DNA carries:
- the LOC130798138 gene encoding probable serine/threonine-protein kinase PBL21 produces the protein MRCFSCINTRRKNAEDERLFNPDSPSYSESLDAGKKKSSFGFSEYDRRTVSMDDNHKVVARIDANSAHSFTFRELAIATRNFRDSHLIGEGGFGKVYKGRLENGQIVATKKLNLDSLQGNQEFIVEVLMLSLLHHSNLVTLIGYCAEGDQRLLVYEYMPKGSLADYLFGNENDKDVLNWETRIKIAAGAARGLQHLHCVAKPPVIYRDLKSANILLDDEFKPKLSDFGLAKLGPVGDKTHVSTRVMGTYGYCAPEYALSGKLTLKSDIFSFGVVLLEIVTGRKAFDITKKQGQQSLAVWSRPFLKDRRKFIELVDPRLKGNFPNRSARHLISVAAMCLNEEPSNRPLITDIVVALDYLAIESQTESSSSTAQSTPTLSSPTLTHQQDYPLASK, from the exons aTGAGGTGTTTTTCATGCATTAACACACGCAGAAAGAATGCTGAAGATGAGAGGCTATTTAATCCTGATTCTCCTTCTTATTCTGAATCCCTAG ATGCTGGGAAGAAAAAGTCTTCTTTTGGTTTTTCAG AATATGACAGAAGAACTGTGTCAATGGATGATAACCACAAAGTGGTTGCAAGAATAGATGCCAATTCAGCACATAGCTTCACTTTTCGGGAACTTGCAATCGCGACAAGGAACTTTAGGGATTCTCATTTGATTGGAGAAGGTGGCTTTGGGAAGGTTTATAAGGGTCGTCTTGAAAATGGGCAG ATTGTTGCTACTAAAAAGCTAAATTTGGACAGCCTACAAGGCAACCAAGAATTCATTGTGGAAGTTTTGATGTTAAGCTTGTTACATCATTCAAACCTCGTCACTCTTATTGGCTATTGTGCTGAAGGCGATCAAAGACTATTGGTTTATGAGTACATGCCCAAAGGCAGCTTGGCTGACTATCTATTTG GTAATGAGAATGACAAGGATGTCCTGAATTGGGAAACGCGCATAAAAATTGCTGCGGGTGCTGCACGTGGACTCCAACATCTACATTGCGTAGCTAAACCACCTGTAATTTACCGTGATCTTAAGTCAGCAAACATCTTGTTGGATGATGAATTTAAGCCAAAGCTGTCGGATTTTGGATTAGCAAAGTTAGGTCCTGTGGGCGATAAAACTCATGTGTCAACAAGGGTGATGGGAACGTATGGATATTGTGCTCCGGAATATGCTTTGAGTGGAAAGCTAACCCTTAAATCTGATATTTTCAGTTTTGGGGTAGTCTTATTGGAAATTGTTACAGGACGGAAGGCATTTGACATCACAAAGAAGCAAGGCCAGCAGAGTCTAGCTGTTTGG TCTCGGCCCTTCTTGAAAGATCGTAGAAAGTTCATTGAGTTGGTGGATCCTCGGCTGAAGGGGAATTTCCCTAATCGCTCTGCCCGTCACTTGATATCTGTTGCCGCCATGTGTTTGAACGAAGAACCAAGCAACCGACCCCTAATAACAGACATTGTGGTGGCACTCGACTACTTGGCCATCGAAAGCCAAACAGAAAGTTCATCATCAACTGCCCAAAGCACCCCTACGCTTTCCAGTCCCACACTGACACATCAGCAGGATTATCCTTTGGCTTCAAAGTAG